In Methanobacterium sp., one genomic interval encodes:
- a CDS encoding zinc dependent phospholipase C family protein codes for MKKTIIMIIISFAAFLALVQPVSAWAAPNHYAIAEEVYYSLPADAQDKLDLSKMLDGADDPDYKFFDFQYHHYPASEEKANYWLLKGREYYQNEDYKQASYCFGVATHYLSDSVCPPHSGGNSGYDHTRCELQAILLEPHITDTTGDMNSTLSVCNQRSETAWEQWIQTGDDKYIQQCLNKAADVSYLAVNSAVSS; via the coding sequence ATGAAAAAAACTATTATAATGATTATTATCAGTTTTGCTGCATTTTTGGCGTTAGTTCAACCAGTATCTGCCTGGGCTGCCCCTAATCATTATGCAATTGCCGAGGAAGTATATTACTCCCTCCCTGCCGATGCACAGGATAAATTGGACCTCTCAAAGATGCTTGACGGGGCTGATGATCCTGATTATAAGTTTTTTGATTTCCAGTACCATCACTACCCTGCCAGTGAGGAAAAAGCAAATTACTGGCTTTTAAAAGGCAGGGAATACTATCAGAATGAAGATTATAAACAGGCCAGTTACTGTTTTGGAGTGGCAACCCATTATCTTTCTGACAGTGTATGTCCACCCCATTCTGGTGGTAATTCTGGTTATGATCACACCCGATGCGAGTTACAGGCAATACTCCTGGAACCTCACATCACCGATACAACTGGAGATATGAATAGTACACTATCTGTCTGCAATCAGAGGAGTGAAACTGCCTGGGAACAGTGGATACAAACTGGTGATGATAAATACATCCAACAATGCCTTAATAAAGCAGCTGATGTATCGTATCTGGCTGTAAACAGTGCAGTATCTTCTTAG
- a CDS encoding TetR/AcrR family transcriptional regulator, producing MVDKTEQKFLDAALEIFAEKGYKGATTRLIAQKAGFSELTLFRKFKTKENLFNKVLTQNIAKVKEDVGKTLAENVSEYPNVFLRTLITDIAGIAEDNYEFIFLSNTQKSGNIDPMRAEFVEYLGKYLEENLPGREIDYNAFALSLYSYTFMICQTKHYQQGYFNYDQALEGFIKNALKLFH from the coding sequence ATGGTTGATAAAACGGAACAGAAATTTTTAGACGCAGCTTTAGAAATATTTGCTGAAAAAGGATATAAAGGTGCTACAACTAGACTTATAGCACAAAAAGCGGGTTTCAGTGAATTAACTTTGTTCAGAAAATTTAAAACAAAGGAAAATCTTTTTAACAAGGTTTTAACTCAAAATATAGCAAAAGTTAAAGAAGATGTAGGTAAAACACTTGCAGAGAATGTTTCTGAATATCCTAATGTTTTTTTAAGAACCTTAATTACAGACATAGCAGGGATAGCCGAAGATAATTATGAATTCATCTTCTTATCCAACACTCAAAAAAGTGGTAATATTGATCCCATGCGAGCAGAATTTGTGGAATATTTAGGTAAATATCTGGAAGAAAACCTTCCGGGTAGGGAAATAGATTACAATGCATTCGCACTTTCCTTATATTCCTACACTTTTATGATCTGCCAAACCAAACATTATCAACAGGGCTATTTTAACTATGATCAGGCTCTGGAAGGATTTATTAAGAACGCGTTGAAGCTTTTTCACTGA